TGCTGTATGTAGTTTGCGTGAGCAAGTGAACTGAGCTGAGCTTTCCGAAGTGAAATTGTAATTTGCATGGTCCGTCGTCGGCCCCCGTCGCGTCACCAACCTAATCCTATTATTCTTTGGCTTCGGTCCCCTACCACCACATTTGACCCCCGGTAGCCTGCTCATCAAGCACCAGCATCTCTTTTAACTCGTCTCGTTTTGATGCATCCATCATGTGAGGTCAAGTAGCACAATCATGCCTAGGATCTGCGATCACATCCATCATCCACCCTCCCCTTTGTATCCACAACTACAGGCAGCAGTAAGTATTCATTCTGCTCCACATGGATGTCGGCAGACACCTCCTTCTCTTCTATCCAAACTGGCCAGTTTCTTTGTTAGATCGTCATATGAGTGAGTGAGTACATCACATcatgtctcctcctcctcctcctcttccgcaCCAAACATTCTGCCGCCCAAATATTTATTTCGCCGTACAACGCGGAGGCTATGGAAATAATCGGAGCAGGAAAAATGTCATCTACGTATTCTCTCTTCAGCAAGCAACTAATAATTATCACTACAAGGGAAATGAAAGAGAAAAGTCAAAACCAAACGAAGAAAAAAGGAACGTAGTGGAGCAGTAACATCATGCCAGAAGATATCAAACGTCATCTCCCCCGCAAGGAGGAGGCTGGCTGCGTGGGGCCCACGGAATGGAAATTTTGACCCTCTGCGCTTTATGTCGCGTGGGACCATAGAGACGACGTGCAGTAGACGACAAACGAACGCCATTGCTGACCGAAGCTAGCTAGCTAGCTGCAAGTGGGGACAGACGTTCCATTTGTTTGGGTGGGTCTCAACATGTATTAATTACATAGTCGATGGCCGCGGTGGGCTGTCGGTCCAAGTGGAAAAGATtcagagaaaataataataatattattattattattatgcgaGAATGGTTCCGCAAAAGAGCAAGCTTGGCCATGAATCGGGCCATGGGCTGTTGTCCGTCAACCCAATCCGGCCCGTATAACATCCGGTCTGACTCGAGAATTCTCGATGCTAAAtagtcattattattattattagattatCAAGAAATAATACAAGGCGCTCTCCATCGGCCGCTcgctcctcctctttctccttgcAGATCTCATATCGCGGTCCACTGCGACGAGAGCCGGGAGGGGGAACGATTGATCGGAACGAGGGAGGATGCTGCCGACCGTGTCCAAGGGGCGCGGGACCTCAGCCGTTCGGCCCGCCCCGGGATTCTCCCAATACCTCCGCCGAATCGTCAAGGTTCTTCTCTCCCCCTCGCCCCACCCTTCTTTTCTTCCCCGAACCGAACCACACGCGATCTTCCCGACTCCTTCGGTGTCTGTTTGTCGGGATGAATGTTGGAATTCTCGAGAGATCCATGATAATTGTACGGTTTGATCCGTCGCGTGTGGACGGCGGTCGTGAGATTCTAGGAAAAAAAACCCGAATTAGGTCGAAGAATCGTTCCAGGAATGGGCCGAATTAGGTTTTTTCTTGCAGCATTGACGTGGATCTGTTTATTAGTCGTTGGCCTTACGAGCGGAGGGTTTCTTTTAGGTTTCGAGAAATCGATTATAGACTTCGATATGGAAAGTCAGTCACAAGAAACTAAAAACGTACCATCTCTTTTTGAGGAACTCATGTATGGCCGATCGGGTGATCTGATCACCGTGGCTTTTGTTATTAAATGAGTGAACGTACCAAATTTATTTGTTCTAATACCAACGCTGATCTTTCTTACCCTAACGTCGTGCTTGGAAGCCTGCAAAGTAAGTAATCTGTGGCGGGGTCTCCGATGAGTTATCTTGAGGCCATGCTATTTTGCCTGCAGGTTGCACGATAGTTATGCTCCTGATATACTCAACAGCAAACTCGTTGTGATGATGAAATCAACACTTTGTGTGTTGCTGTCGTGTTTTACAAACTGTCTACTCTTGATGCAAGATGAGTGACACGAGAAGTCTAAACATGTTTTTCTGATATATGAAGCTCGTTCAATTTGGTGGCAGGACTGCAACTTGGGCAACTTGGTTTTGGTTAAAGGTCAACCGTAATACCGACTCGAACATTCCTCTATCCATATCCATGTGGATCTGATCTTGAATTGTGATTTTTTTCATCCCTAAGCTAACTGAGTTGGGTTTGGCTAATCACTGGGTTGGTTTGGGATAAAGCTAGGTTGTTTTGGTTATAACTAGCTAAGCGCAtgagctaaaaaaaaaaaaatgtatataaTTAACACCGCACAAATTTCTGTGTTAcacacaatatatacatatattgccAAATTGGGTTGGGATCTGGTTGGGTCAGACTAGACTAGACTAGACTTATCTTATATCTAGATTAGGTTTTAGGTGACACCTTACACTTTCTTTGACTTGAGGATTTTGGTTCCAAGATATCCGATACAACCAAGCAAAACGATTGGTTTCAATCAAATGGGTTTGTACTTAACCAAACTTGaattgccacgatggtttcaggtGGCAAACAATTTTATTTATATGTAATGATTGTGCGAGAAGACTGGGCAAAATTTCCACATTAAAGTGATTTTTCCTGACGGAAAACAAGCTTTAGTCTACTATATGAAGTTTCAATTATGATGGGTTTTATTACTTTGTCTTGGTTAGCGAAAGCATGTGGTTGATTCTAAATCGAtgtctagcttacctatttttggGTAACCTGACATTAGGTTTATGTGAATGAAAATAGGGCCATGCGCCAGATGTCTAGAACATTTGCTTCATGCGCTTATGTTAGTTTCAACTTTTTTTGGAGTAATTGTGTTTTGTGTCGTGGATTTATTGTACTTGTTCTGCATGTTTACAGGTATCGAGGGGAAGGATGGAGATCAGAATTTATTTCTGAACCAATTCGACCCTGATCTTTGCgagtataataataatatgattttCACAGTCTCATGCCcttgtttcttttgatttttagtGGCAACAAATGGATATCGAGTATACCTTTTGGCAAATGCTTCATCTTTGTACCTCACCCAAAGTTGTGTATGTATCTGTCCTAATTCCTACCGTTTTAATGTTTTTGAACACATCATGTTTTAAGTATCTATCCTTTCAGTTTTCACTGCAAATTATTTGCAATTTGAATGCATCTGTACATCGAGCAtaagtttctatcttttatccgtTAATAACGAAGCTTGATGTTTATATAGTCGTCATTTACCGAATTCTCCATAATATTCCTTGCATGATGTATAGCCTTTCTTAGTTTCAACAAGATACTCGATGTCTTaccaatttttatatttacagttATGGTAGAGGAAACTTGGAGATGTTTGAGTTTTGTGGTCTTAAATATAAAAAAGCGGCCTGCCGCATGAAGCCTCCACTGAAATAATACAAATTTTCTAGTGACTTGGAATCCTTTCTTTCAGCTCCAACACTAGTGCAAAAAGATCAAAGACCCCTATTCCTGTTTGGACTAGCACAAGTCTTTTCAGGGAAGAGCAGGCCAAGAAATGGGTCAAAGCAATCTTTCAACGGCGGAGATCAAACGGTCTGGGACACCCTTGTCACATGGATGGTCCAAAAAGGAGGCCCAAGTGCCATGTTAGCATCATAAGATGACTTGGAGACTTTTGTTGATAACTCAGCATTGAGTTTGACCACTTTTTGGACACGAGGTTTGATGGGTCAATGCGATAAACTCTTATTCCTTGTTAGATTAAAACTATAAACTGTAGGTTGATCTTTACCCATCTGGAGAGTCCTAGCTTGACTCAAACTTGATCGAGTCAACTTCAGTTCACATTGGGAGAGGgacaataaaaagggttttatagaGGACGAGAGCTGGAGGCATTTATAGGCTTGATGGCTAACTGATTAACACCTCTCCTTTTCATGGTCCAATCTAATTGAGACTTACAAAAGGATTGATGATGGATATTATAAATCTAGATGGAGCAGAGCTAGTGTTGCATTAGGTTCTGGGAGTCAACAAATAGGTGACTTTTGTATCACTTAAGGTACAAAATTTAAGTATTACTCTTAACAATATCTCGTTCCCTAGAGTTCCTCTCTACCTCTGTACTCTTTCTTTTCTATTCTTAATCTCTTTTCTCCATCTCTCTGTTTGTAGGATATGAGGGTCGACAAATGAGTGAGTTATGTATCACCTAAGGTGTAATATCGAAGTATTACTCcgaattaaatttcattttccagAGTTTCTCTCTACTTCTCTATCCTTTTCGTTTCTATTCCCAAGCTGTTTTCTCCATCTCTATCTATACTAGGTTATGAGTGTCGACAAATAGGTGAGTTATGTATGACTTGGATATGAAATTGAAGTGTTACTACGAAGAAAATCTCATTTTCTGGAGTTCCTCTCTGCTTACCTATCCTTTGGTTTTCTGTTCCCAATCTCTTTTCTCCATCCTTTTGTTCTATCATTTTACCTTGCAGAATACCTTCTTTCCTCAAAGTAAGAAGGTGCTCGAAACGATGCAATTATCCTATTGCTTGTATATGAGGTTAAGGGGAGGATAAATGCAGTCCTCGATGGAAACTAAACTATGATATATGATTTATAATTCGTCATTGACTTGAAAGGTTGAAGTCAAAGGTAATCATTTCAAGTGGTGATGAGCAAACTGTTGCTCGCGACGGGATGATTAATTTGTCACATAATGGATGACTTGTTTGTTGCGAGAAAGATCAAAGTGAGAAGGTCCAGTGAAGACTCTCTTAGAGTTCATAGTGCTTTCGCACGTAATCTGTTTTAATTTTCATTCTAAGTTGTTGTTTTGCTTTCTTTGCTAAACATAGTGACATGCTTCACGGAAAGATTTGATGATCTCGATCCTTCCTCCAAGCGGATTTACGCTTTGTGGGCGGATTGATAGAGTCGTCGATGGACGAGAGAGcttgaaagagaaaaaggaatctAGATTGCTTCTTGAAGAAAAGGAACACCTGAACATGCAACAGTGAGGATACTTCTTGAGCAACAATCTTCATCAATAGCTCGGACTTCATAGGGCTTTTCTCTTGTCGTTTGCCTCCcttcttctctcctctctctctagggctaccgcctctctctctcctgtGTTTTCTAGAGCCGTCAACCTCTTTATTTATGGTTGTAGAATGGGGACTCCTAGATTTCTAATCAGACTTGGACGACTCCTAGACTCCTACTCAGATTTGGATGATTTCCACTCTCCTAATTATACTTGGACAACTCCTAGACTCCTAATCCGACTTGGACTTGGAATTGAATTGAGTTGGCTGGTCCTGGACTTGGGAGTTGAATTTAGCCGATCTTGGACTAAGAGGAACTTGGACTTGGTCTTGGCTGAGTGGCGTGAGCTGGGTTGATCGTTCCTGATCACATTACAGGCTCCACATCCAGATAGAAAGCACTTGTTCTTTGTTATTCTCATAGTGGTGAAAAATAATTAGTTCCTAACTAATGTATTGATCCCTGTTGTTTGACTATTCACCCATACTGCAGCACCTAATATGATCAACAATGACCGATTTAGATTAAATTTGATTGTAAACTTCTAATGGTGAAGTTCAACATACGACACAAAAAGGAGAGAAAATTGACAGAATACTAGGAACAAGTGAAGGGGAATAAAAAGGGATCTGCATTTGAAAAATCATCACCCGTATGGAGATACTAGTTATACAGTGGaactttatataaataaaaagaatTAGTGGCTTACTAAATTTCATTACTGTATGATGCAGTTGCACACTCATTCTTAATAGATTTTTCTTCTATTAAAGTTCTTCTAAGCAGAGATAAGGTTTCCGTCATAGGATATAATTCACTGCTTTTTCTTTTCCTGCAATGGACTATCGCTCGACCCAAACAATAGTTTAACATTTAGTTCACTCCCATTTAATTATACTCTTTCAAATTAAGGACTTGTAATATGCCACTTTACTTAAGTTACTTGCGCTTTGATACTTTATTTCCTGGTAAAGTTTCTTATTGGAGCTTATCGTGTTGCTACATGTGAACATAATATGGGAGACAGCTACCAGCACACAAAGTACCATAAACGTAAGTTATACACTTACATAATTAGTACCTGttattttcttttcctcttaTCATATAACTTGTGCCTTGCAGCCATCTGCCATAGTGTGAGATATCTACCTGCTTTTTGTGTATCTGTGTTTGCTTGCTTCATCATTCACATGCCGATTCATCTCTTTCTTGGGTTTCATTAAATTCAACCGTAGAAAAGATCACAAAAAAAATTCTATTAAATTCTGGAGTACATGGTTATGGGAATCTAGCAAAGGAAATCTATTCACAACGCCAAGAATGGTCAAAGCTAGCATGAATAATACTTTATTTCAGGTAGTATGGTAGTTTATGGTTGCTCTTTTGCAACATAGGTGACGAGAGTTCAGTTCATGAAAGCAGCCTATCTATTTACTGGAGTATAGCTTCGTACATTAATCCTTCTCAAACCCAACTTTGGCGGTAGTCTTGTGCATTGGATTTTGTTCTTGGTGCTGTGTAATTCAAGAGGATTCCTTTTATTCCTTGGTGTCATAGTCTGCATTCAATTTTTTAGCAAATAGAGCCGtttaatgtaacttttgttggatGCCCGTACATATAAAACCTTTGAGTTTACTGAAGGTTCTTTTAgggatttgttattttcttttatgtgaaatCATATGTAGGACTGACTTGAAATAATTTTCTAGATTCTAGAAGTAAGAGATCATGTATTGCGCTACTAACCAACCAAGTTGTGCCAGTTGGCCGGTATTTATTTAGTTAATATAGTCTTTGATGTAAGGCATGATATTGTTGAGGTCGTGCCATCATTTAAATATGAGCACATGGCCTCCTGCAAACTGATATAGATAGTTTCTTGGCTTTGTTTAAAAACAAAAAAGATCATGCTTGACTTAAGCCCACCCATACTAACTGGCTGATGGCATTAACTTATGTTTTTTCTCCTTGATGTTGTCTTTGGACTCTTCTTTATTtccaaatgattaaaaaaaagattCCTCTCACAAACTGTCCTTTGTCCCACTCTACTATCGACCAAACAAATAATAAAGCCTTTACCTCCGATAGTAACACATATACAATACATAATCCGTGCTATTTATTCtttgatttgtaatatttttatgTTGCCTAAAGAATGCTGAATTGGTCCTTGTGCTCATGATAGTCATCCCATGCATAGGTTACGCTCAAGTTATTGGAATGATATTGTGACTACAAAGTtgcacaaataatattcatctgcGTAATCCATACTTTCCCATTTTTGTCCAGAAACAAAGAACCAATGGGCACGAGATGATCCTGCTTTTGCTGTGATCTTCTGTCTCTTTTTTATAGTTGCCACTTCAGCATATTGTGCTGCGTAAGTTTTTCAATGTTGCCTTGTTACATCTAAATGTAATATTGTCATTCCAAGTTCCGAGATACGTAGCTGAGGTTATGTTTTCTGGCGACATCTAGTTAACTGCTCAAACTTTGAAGGTCCCGGTTCTTGTTATCTTCCCAGTTGTCATAATAAAGCATTAACCTTTTTATGGGATTTGATTTATCCTCAATTTTCTTTGTGTTCTTTTCCATAATTTAGGTATGGCGTGACTTGGGTGCATTCTGTGTTCACTGTTATTTCAGTTGTCGTCTTCCATTTCTTGTTAGCAGGAACGATTTTGGCTACATGTTGTTGGTAAGAATTTGACATTTAGCATTCTTTTTTACAATTTCAAGTAACTCAGCAATTTGTAACTTTGTTGGCATTTTACATTAGTGTTGTTGTTGAACTACACATATGAATTGCACTTTTTTTTCCTAATGCATTGCTAAATAATCATGACTTTTCTGATATGCATgacatttttgaggtacccattaTCTTTTGTATGAAAAGAAAATCCTGAATGATGCTATTGCCTGAAGCTTGTTAAATTACCATATTCACTAACATTAAACACCAActgatataaaatatttatgacaGTTTCTGTGCCTGATAAACGTTGAGTGAGTCATTTCCCCAGAACATGTATGACATTCTTTCATTGGTGAGCATGCATATTATGCAAGAACTAATCAACAACAGAAACATGACATCACTATTGGTGACCAAAAATCACCGTATGAACTTCCAAGACTTTTGTTATATGGGCCAGTCATTGTATAAGATATCATATATTTGTTGagctttctttttttcctttttgagttGATGTAGGTTTCTGACAAATACATACATGCGTGAGGAGACACCAAGCAGTCATGCAGTCGAGCAACGGGTTGAATGGTACCACATAAAACTGATGTTTACATATATCAGCAAGTCTGTTGCCTACCAAATTTTATCATGTGAAGTAAAAGATAGtttgctttttctttctttcttcttgtgaCTGTTTGAACATGTCTCTGTACGGTAAATGCTTGCATGTGTGTTTGTCTGCATTTACATTGTTTTCAATTGTCAAGAAGACCCAACTTGTCGTGTCAACCCCATGAATCGCTTGACAAGTTGCTAGATGGGATGACAGATAGAATCTTTGCGAACTTGGAAGTTGCAGGACTTGTGGTGAGTTTGCAGTTCTTATGCTTGTTGATTTGGATTGAATGCATAGGTCACTTGATGAAGGATGGGGGGAACCTTTGTAGACTCATGACTATGTAATTTATGGTCTAGGTGATATCATGACTATGGTTTGTAAAGCCAACTTGACTATGAATGAGTTTATTGTGAATGATAAGAAACGTGGTTGAATGGACAAAAATTAGGCTTTTGTGGAACCAATAAGTCTATTATAACCTTGAAAGTAAAATCAGGCCAACTGGGATTGGAAATACTCTAGTTGCAAAAAGTAACTTCCGAATGCATACAATCATCAGTCTTCTTATTTGTGCTTGACCAGATGATATTTTTTCTGCTTCATGGAATCTTATTTAcatatgattatttatttatcattGGGATAGGAACAGATGACACTACAAACCATGTAGCTTTAGCAGAACAAAGCAAAGAAAAATGGCTTCAGGGGCCTGATGAACACTGATGTTAATGCTTCCAATTATTTTTTCCTGTTTTTAACTTTGGTGGAGTGCAAAACAAATACTAACTTGTGTCCTTGTTGAATATTCTATACAGGAGAAAAAAAGAATGATgctaattttatattataataaaacaAAGCCATAAGCTTTAACTACTGGTTTGGTTAAATGAATATGATTCTCTATTTACCATCTAGCCTTCCTATGGGCCTGCTCATGTGAACCAAGGATTTTAAACCAATTTCTCAGTTCAGCATAACCGTACAATGTCAATAATTATTCTCAGGTTGCCTTGCAATACATTATTGTCCCCTTCCCATTTCGGCAAAGGTGTTTGGTGGAATCAATTTTTGTATTGATTTTTAATCCAATATGGTATATAAATTTCTGATGGACAAATGTTACTTGTCAGTCTGATGAAATTATGCACAAAACGTCCTGATGTATCGTACAGCTTATGTTTAAATCATTTCGTCCTGCTTCGGTTTCTCTTTACTTGTAAGTGAGATagcactttttttctttttccaattATGAGACACTAATATTCTTTGGTGTTTATGGTGTCGTGTGAGTAGGCTGTATGCTTTTGACGTTCACTGCAACTCTTTCTTTCCAGCATTTGTTTTGCTCTATGGTAAGTAACCATAACAATTCAGTGCTGTCCATCACCTGTATCGCTATATTCTTGTGTTTTATAGCTCATATGTTAATTTCGCTCATCGCTTGTATCTTTTTTTCCAGTGATTCAGTACTTTGTATCCCCTCTCTTGGTAGCACATGGCTTCTTTCCAATGTTGGTCTCAAACCTACTTTTCATGGTGGCCATTTCTTACTATCACTATCTGAATTTTCTCGGCTACGATGGTATGCAGGACATGATGCTGTCAATTACTTTGATGACTAATGCCTTATTTTTGTCAGAGTTTAGGCATGGCAAGCTAATTGCACGTTGCTCTCGTGAAATGAAAATTTCTGATGCAGTTCTTCCATTCTTGGACAAAACAACCTTCTTTTTGTATCCTATTGGACTTGTCATCATCTTATCCCCGCTGAGTAAGTTTCTTTGATATGGATAGTGCATCTTGTTTTATCTTTCACCATCCAAAAGTCATTCTTTCTACGATGGTCGTTGATTTTTTATTTGTAGTGATTCTTAGTGGCTTCAACCCCACAAGGTATATGATGAGGCTGTACTTCGGTTAGCGACCGTACGCCAAGGGCGCACCACAGGGTGGCCAAGATAACCCGACAGCGGGGGAGTGCGAGTGAAACCTCATGGTCGGTCCATTAGATTGATTTGGCAGGTTTCTCGTTGATGCGAAGGAAAGAGGCGGAGAATGGACTGATGATTCCCTTTCAAGTCTTTTGTTGTAGGGTGCTAGATACACAACAgtcacaggagagagagagagagacagagagtgaGTGAGAGTAATTAGACGTGAGAAGGGTTATCTGAAAGAAACGTATTGTTTTTTTTATGTTTGTTTGTTTTGGGATTCCATCTTATTTCAGTCTTGTGACTGACTGACTGACCATTGCCAATTAATGTGCATTTAGAATTAAAACTCTCAAAGGAAAAGGTAGCGCTGTTGATCTTTATATTATTCTCCGACACTGCGGCCTGAGACCGTCCTCCAAGTGGTCGAACATCTTTTATGTTCCGGGCGATAAGGTTTGTGTTCAATCTGGCGGCACTGCAGGCTGGTGGAAACTGTTTTGATGAAGCGGACAGAGCAACGCATCCATCCTGTGATTTGGTGAAATCATGAATCGAGGTTCTATAGAACTAACTCATCCCGATATTTGAGATTGTTAGAATGacctgtttctttcttttttttatgattggCTATACCCCCAAACTCATGTCGCCAAAGAATCGATTATACCATCTTCTGCATCCACTTTCGATGCGATGTCACCACCCCTTGTAACCGAACCGTTCACGGGTGGGTGCTTGTCGCTGGGGGGTCGTACACCACCCCTTCGAGACATGACGTACTAATCATGTGTGATTAGTACGTCATGTCTCGAAGGGGTGGTGACTTGTCGCTGGAGGGTCGTACACCACAGTTTTTCGCTTCCATACACGTGTTCACAAGGCCGGTCTCTTTGCCATCGCGTTCGCAGCCCAACTCGACAGCTCGCCTCGTAACGTGTCAGGCCTTCTCCTATTATTACCAAACCGTACCCATCGTTCCTCCCAACCGTAGGTAGCTCTTCTTCCCGTTCGTGGATCGAAATCTCCGTGGGAAGTCTCTCACTTCGGTCGATGTCGACGACGCAGGTATGCATGTGAAGTGGTGGTGGCTGTACGTACCTACTTGTATCTGCTTTCCTCAGCCTGATCTTGTTGTTGCGTACGCACCGGTGAAGGAAAAGACCAGCGCCGGCGCCACACAGACTCCGCccgccggaggaggaggaggaggaggggtgaAGGAGACGAAAGTGGTGGAGACGACGGATTACCGGACGTCGGCCGGGCAAGGACAGCAAGAGCAGAGGCCGGTGCAGGTGGTTCACGAGAACCCCACCGAAGGGAACGATGCCCGGGGCAAAGCCGGCCAAAGAGAATTATAGTTCCCGAGGAGGCCAACACATCGTGTACATATGTCCCGACCCGATGCAATAATATGATGCGATGGCTCTTTGCTTTGCGATCGACGGATGAATTGAATATGAGATCTTGACCTTTCTATTTGTATTTCCAGCAGAATGATATGTACTACCGAGCGAGAAAATCCAATCTCGTGATGCTATGAGCAAGAAATATTTGCAATCACACACTAAATTGCCGATcattttctttttgcttattgATGTTATGTTACAAGGGTTAAAGAAACCCACCCACCCATCCGCATCGATGACAAATCATGTTCATCCAAAAATGGGTCATCAACCAAATCAAATCTTCTACGACTCTAAACGAAAAGGGGAGGATGATAGTCCGTGCCGATCTATCTAATCACCGTACAGAAACACCTTGGTGGTTGTCCGGAGGTAAACATCCATGTCGTATCCGGCGAGCTGCATCCTTCGAACCAGTTCTTGGGCTGCGTCCTTCTTGCTGTGTGCGCAGAGTCTCCTTATCAAGCGATTGCCCACCGGTTGCATGAAGAAGAAGCCTTTCTCCAGTGCGTACAGCATCACGTCGACCGCCGCCTCCAGCTTCCGGTTCCGGCACAGGTAGTCGATGAGGTGCACGCAGCTGGGCGGCGTAGCATCGACGTCCGACTCCGTCAGGGTGGTGAAGATCGTGAGAGCTTCGTCCACCTTGTGCATCCGGCAGTAGCCGATCAGCCATATCGTGTAAGGAAAGGGACCGGCCACGCCACGCTTCCGGTCCATCGCTACCAAGCCTCTGATGACTTCTTCCAGGTTCCCTTCCATGAACTGCTTCCGTGCTGTCGTGATGGCTTCGGCGTCTTCGGGAGCTCTGCGCGCCTGCCAGAGATGGTTCAACCAGAGCGTCACCGCCCGGGAGACCTTCTTCTTCCTGCACAATGCCCGCATCAGCATGCCGTATATCGACACGCCAGGGCTGCGCCCACTCCGCAACATGTGCTGGAGCACCGTCAAGGCTTCGTCCTCTTGGTGCACCTTGAGGAGGCCGTCCATGAGCGTGCCGTACGTGACTGCATCGGGAGAGTGCCCCTTGAGGTGAAGCTCCTTGAAGAGCTTCATTGCGCCATCGGTATTCCCGGCCTTGCACAAACCATTGATCAGGGTGTTGTACGTGACGATATCAGGCACGACGCCGCTGTCGATGATGCCACGGAGGAGCCTGTATGCTTTGAGCACATGGCCGGAGCCGCACAACTCCTCCACCAACTGA
The DNA window shown above is from Musa acuminata AAA Group cultivar baxijiao chromosome BXJ2-4, Cavendish_Baxijiao_AAA, whole genome shotgun sequence and carries:
- the LOC135610502 gene encoding uncharacterized protein LOC135610502 isoform X2; translated protein: MDIEYTFWQMLHLCTSPKVVYQHTKYHKQTKNQWARDDPAFAVIFCLFFIVATSAYCAAYGVTWVHSVFTVISVVVFHFLLAGTILATCCWFLTNTYMREETPSSHAVEQRVEWLYAFDVHCNSFFPAFVLLYVIQYFVSPLLVAHGFFPMLVSNLLFMVAISYYHYLNFLGYDVLPFLDKTTFFLYPIGLVIILSPLMILSGFNPTRYMMRLYFG
- the LOC135610502 gene encoding uncharacterized protein LOC135610502 isoform X1, with protein sequence MLPTVSKGRGTSAVRPAPGFSQYLRRIVKWQQMDIEYTFWQMLHLCTSPKVVYQHTKYHKQTKNQWARDDPAFAVIFCLFFIVATSAYCAAYGVTWVHSVFTVISVVVFHFLLAGTILATCCWFLTNTYMREETPSSHAVEQRVEWLYAFDVHCNSFFPAFVLLYVIQYFVSPLLVAHGFFPMLVSNLLFMVAISYYHYLNFLGYDVLPFLDKTTFFLYPIGLVIILSPLMILSGFNPTRYMMRLYFG